A region from the Chitinophaga sp. Cy-1792 genome encodes:
- a CDS encoding phosphatase PAP2 family protein, with the protein MTRIKEVLKELRLLLWLFIPVFTAMLLIKILYSREDIYFYINSLHTPAGDWFFPKITELGSTGAAVALVAILFFINKRQSFVMATAYLFTAVVNFAFKFIVAFPRPHRYFEQQLRAGTKDPRLHNIYYVPGIDVLDNFRSFPSGHTVCAFTAATVLSYYCRNKTWTILFFVLAALTGYSRMYMSQHFFEDVTAGSFTGIFLSICWLALVHDRGFGAGTGHLRP; encoded by the coding sequence ATGACGCGCATCAAAGAGGTGTTGAAGGAACTCAGGCTGTTGCTTTGGCTGTTTATCCCTGTATTCACAGCCATGTTGCTGATTAAGATACTTTATAGCAGAGAGGACATTTATTTTTATATCAATAGCCTGCATACACCGGCCGGCGACTGGTTCTTTCCGAAGATTACCGAGCTGGGTAGTACCGGCGCTGCCGTGGCGCTGGTGGCCATCCTGTTTTTCATCAACAAGCGCCAGAGTTTCGTGATGGCTACCGCATACCTGTTTACGGCAGTGGTGAATTTTGCGTTTAAATTTATCGTGGCTTTTCCGAGGCCGCATCGTTATTTCGAACAGCAACTGCGTGCAGGTACCAAGGATCCGCGACTCCATAACATTTACTATGTGCCGGGAATAGATGTGCTGGATAATTTCCGGAGCTTTCCGTCGGGACATACCGTTTGTGCGTTTACAGCGGCTACCGTATTGTCTTACTACTGCCGGAATAAAACCTGGACCATACTATTTTTCGTATTGGCGGCGCTGACAGGTTATTCCAGGATGTATATGAGTCAGCATTTCTTTGAGGATGTTACTGCCGGCTCCTTTACAGGCATATTCTTATCTATCTGCTGGCTGGCGTTGGTGCATGACCGTGGGTTTGGGGCAGGAACGGGTCATTTAAGGCCATAG
- a CDS encoding phosphatase PAP2 family protein: protein MKKSIIITGLSLACMHLAVAQTTDSLRQVTDTGAVKSADTISLTVPKIKVAATNLPSFQTSLTGILVPAAMIGYGFIALNNHSLLNLNHSTKAEIIEDHPHFNTGVDNFLQYSPVAAVYILNAAGIHGKHNLRDRTIILGISALITGSTVQVLKTQTHEERPDGSNNLSFPSGHTATAFAAAEFLRQEYKDVSPWYGVGGYIAATATGALRMYNNRHWLSDVVAGAGIGILGTKAAYWIYPFIQRKLFPAKQGVVVMPFYDAQWKSTGLSLSLTSF from the coding sequence ATGAAGAAATCGATAATAATAACAGGTCTTTCCCTGGCCTGTATGCACCTGGCAGTGGCGCAGACAACAGATTCGCTAAGGCAGGTAACAGATACCGGAGCTGTAAAATCAGCAGATACCATTTCTCTTACTGTACCAAAAATAAAGGTCGCAGCCACCAACCTGCCATCTTTTCAAACTTCCCTGACTGGCATATTGGTACCGGCGGCCATGATTGGCTATGGGTTCATCGCCCTGAACAATCACTCACTCTTAAACCTGAATCATAGTACCAAGGCGGAGATAATTGAAGATCATCCACATTTTAATACTGGCGTCGATAACTTTTTACAGTATTCTCCGGTGGCAGCAGTGTATATACTGAATGCTGCGGGTATACATGGAAAGCATAACCTGCGCGACAGAACCATTATCCTGGGTATCTCTGCATTGATTACCGGCAGTACGGTACAGGTCCTGAAAACACAGACACATGAAGAAAGACCGGACGGCAGCAATAACCTGAGTTTTCCCAGCGGCCATACCGCTACGGCCTTTGCGGCTGCTGAATTCCTCCGTCAGGAGTACAAAGATGTATCTCCCTGGTATGGTGTAGGCGGATATATCGCTGCAACGGCAACGGGTGCACTGCGAATGTATAATAACAGGCATTGGTTAAGTGATGTGGTGGCAGGAGCAGGAATTGGAATATTAGGAACAAAGGCAGCTTATTGGATCTATCCTTTTATACAGCGTAAATTATTTCCTGCAAAGCAAGGCGTGGTAGTGATGCCATTTTATGATGCACAATGGAAAAGCACCGGTTTAAGTCTTTCTCTGACGAGTTTCTGA
- a CDS encoding FUSC family protein, whose amino-acid sequence MPDKERIKRVSIYSAKCVTGVVIVSILSWLIGYKDIVWVLISVMLVLSPDGSDAVTLAVTRIKANLIGALSGFLLIAIHPNQMLMMSIACLITVVLCNLLKLEAATRTALAAAIIVMTHEAGLHVWDTAIGRVSSVVAGCLLGLVITFLFHNKFTQRTVDQVDTNQEA is encoded by the coding sequence ATGCCTGATAAAGAAAGAATAAAAAGAGTAAGCATCTATTCCGCTAAATGTGTCACTGGTGTGGTGATCGTAAGCATACTTTCCTGGCTAATCGGCTACAAAGATATAGTATGGGTACTAATTTCCGTGATGCTGGTATTATCTCCAGATGGTTCTGATGCAGTAACGCTTGCGGTTACACGTATAAAAGCCAATCTGATAGGCGCTTTGTCCGGGTTCCTGCTCATAGCCATTCATCCTAATCAAATGCTGATGATGAGCATTGCCTGCTTAATAACAGTTGTGCTCTGTAATTTGTTAAAACTGGAAGCGGCTACACGAACTGCATTGGCAGCAGCTATTATCGTCATGACCCACGAAGCGGGGTTGCATGTCTGGGATACCGCTATTGGGCGTGTTAGCTCAGTAGTTGCTGGTTGTCTGCTGGGATTGGTGATTACCTTTCTTTTTCATAATAAATTTACCCAGCGCACCGTAGACCAGGTAGATACGAACCAGGAGGCTTAG
- a CDS encoding DinB family protein produces the protein MLQKILPPLFNKELLALAEEIKLYSSDELIWKVPDGIKNSGGNLCLHICGNIRHFIGAQLGNTGYVRDRDYEFSAKNLSRDTLLADIQDATNVIWTVFPTLTDEFLLTVYADNPIKDPGLTYGGFLTYIYGHLRYHLGQINYHRRLTH, from the coding sequence ATGCTACAGAAAATTTTACCGCCACTCTTCAATAAAGAACTGCTGGCACTGGCAGAAGAAATTAAACTTTATAGTTCGGACGAGCTGATCTGGAAAGTGCCGGATGGTATTAAGAATTCCGGCGGAAACCTCTGCCTCCATATCTGCGGGAACATCCGGCATTTCATTGGTGCACAGCTGGGTAATACCGGCTATGTACGCGACAGGGACTACGAGTTCAGCGCTAAGAATTTGTCCAGAGATACCCTCCTGGCGGATATTCAGGATGCAACCAATGTTATCTGGACCGTGTTCCCGACCTTAACCGACGAATTCCTGCTAACGGTTTATGCCGATAATCCCATTAAAGATCCCGGATTAACTTATGGCGGATTTTTGACATATATTTACGGACATCTCCGGTACCATCTCGGACAGATCAATTACCATCGCAGGCTAACACACTAA
- a CDS encoding PCMD domain-containing protein, whose translation MMMTFRNLCVAAALITVLFSSCIKDVPLNPEADIDSFIVDKKYLTSDVFIDHANAKILLYLKPSAFTDGIVPRIVVTEGSTIDPASGDTLRFDSTGIKQYTVTSQSKQYHKVYTVAVVNVGNWAWDFENWVLQPSSKYLYPIEPDSTQIWSSGNPGVALAGVTKDPSAYPLRDTTDAYHGNYSALLQTRGGTALSSILGIKLFAGSLYLGVFESSFALTAPLKATQFGQPYRGRALRFTGYYKYQPGPVYINKAGTPQPGITDSCSIYAVLYRGTTRLDGTNIHTSDRIIATATLPDGSARGNWTKFDLPFVYNVTTLPDNMMLAIVISSSQNGDSYAGAVGSRLQVDSLQIVHE comes from the coding sequence ATGATGATGACTTTTAGGAATCTATGTGTCGCCGCCGCTCTAATTACAGTACTGTTTTCCAGCTGTATTAAAGATGTTCCATTGAACCCGGAAGCGGATATTGACTCGTTCATCGTGGATAAGAAATACCTTACCAGCGATGTGTTTATTGACCACGCAAATGCAAAAATCCTCCTGTACCTGAAGCCTTCCGCTTTCACAGACGGGATTGTACCACGGATCGTGGTAACCGAAGGATCTACCATTGATCCGGCATCAGGAGATACGCTCCGTTTCGACAGTACGGGTATCAAACAATACACGGTTACGTCCCAAAGTAAACAATATCATAAGGTATACACGGTCGCTGTCGTCAATGTTGGCAACTGGGCCTGGGATTTCGAGAACTGGGTGCTCCAGCCTTCCAGCAAATACCTGTACCCGATAGAACCGGATTCTACACAGATATGGTCGTCAGGTAACCCCGGCGTAGCACTTGCCGGTGTTACAAAAGATCCTTCCGCTTATCCGCTGCGGGATACCACAGATGCCTACCACGGCAACTATTCGGCCCTGTTGCAAACCAGAGGGGGCACGGCGCTGTCGTCGATCCTCGGTATTAAACTCTTTGCCGGTTCCCTTTACCTGGGTGTGTTTGAAAGCAGCTTTGCCCTTACTGCTCCGTTGAAGGCCACTCAGTTCGGACAGCCTTACCGAGGCCGCGCTCTGCGATTCACCGGTTACTATAAATACCAGCCAGGCCCTGTATATATCAATAAAGCCGGTACGCCACAGCCAGGCATTACAGATTCCTGCTCCATCTACGCTGTACTGTACCGCGGTACTACCAGACTCGATGGTACCAATATTCATACGTCCGACAGAATTATCGCCACTGCTACATTACCGGATGGTTCTGCCAGGGGCAACTGGACAAAATTCGACCTGCCATTTGTATACAATGTCACTACACTACCCGACAACATGATGCTGGCCATCGTTATCTCCTCCAGCCAGAATGGAGACAGTTATGCCGGTGCCGTAGGAAGCCGCTTGCAGGTAGATAGTTTACAGATTGTTCACGAATAA
- a CDS encoding HlyD family secretion protein, translating to MNNKTNTDTSTNRTDRIISRVTTIVASIVVIFLAIWGIKTLIRQSRFEETNDAQVDEYINPVVAKVTGYVEEIRYEENQDVKKGDTLVVIDNSEYAAAQQESEAALANARAQIAVIESSVRTSDQGSKVYQSQIAAAKAKLVNQEQEYDRYKKLYDVESATKQQLDRVTAALDVARSDYKTAQNAYDASLSKIEDAKVQLKALNAEIQRREAVVKRNDLTVSYTVILAPYDGKMGRRTIQPKQLVQAGQTLAFIVDRASGKWVVANFKETQIRHMKVGESTDIAIDAFPGRKFTGTIESLSGATGSRFSLLPPDNATGNFVKIAQRIPVRIRVNGNPEELKELSAGMSAVVLVKKERN from the coding sequence ATGAACAACAAAACAAACACAGACACCAGCACCAACAGAACGGACAGAATCATTTCCAGAGTAACGACCATCGTAGCTTCTATTGTGGTAATATTCCTGGCTATCTGGGGGATCAAAACCCTGATCCGCCAGTCAAGGTTCGAAGAAACAAACGATGCGCAGGTAGACGAATACATCAACCCTGTTGTGGCCAAAGTAACAGGCTATGTGGAAGAAATACGTTACGAAGAAAACCAGGACGTAAAGAAAGGGGATACGCTGGTAGTAATTGATAATAGCGAGTATGCTGCCGCACAGCAGGAATCGGAAGCCGCACTGGCAAATGCCCGCGCACAGATTGCTGTTATTGAAAGCAGTGTCAGAACAAGCGACCAGGGCTCCAAAGTATACCAGTCGCAGATTGCTGCTGCCAAAGCGAAGCTGGTTAACCAGGAGCAGGAATATGACCGCTATAAGAAATTATATGATGTGGAATCTGCCACCAAACAACAGCTGGACAGAGTAACCGCTGCCCTCGACGTTGCCCGTTCCGACTATAAAACAGCACAGAATGCCTATGATGCTTCTCTCTCAAAAATAGAAGACGCCAAAGTACAGCTGAAAGCTTTAAATGCAGAGATCCAAAGAAGAGAGGCCGTAGTAAAAAGAAATGACCTCACGGTTTCCTATACGGTTATCCTGGCGCCTTACGATGGTAAAATGGGACGCAGAACCATTCAGCCGAAACAGTTGGTGCAGGCAGGCCAGACACTAGCTTTCATCGTAGACAGGGCTTCCGGAAAATGGGTGGTTGCCAACTTCAAAGAAACCCAGATCCGTCATATGAAAGTGGGAGAGTCTACAGATATTGCCATCGACGCTTTTCCAGGCAGGAAATTCACCGGTACGATAGAGTCTTTATCTGGCGCTACTGGCAGCAGGTTTTCCTTATTGCCTCCGGATAATGCCACCGGTAACTTCGTAAAAATTGCACAACGTATTCCTGTTCGTATACGCGTGAACGGTAATCCAGAAGAACTGAAAGAACTTTCCGCTGGTATGAGTGCGGTGGTGCTGGTAAAAAAAGAGAGGAACTAA
- a CDS encoding outer membrane beta-barrel protein codes for MNSKVFGYIALMLLLAFGQVQAQDSTNFRPHFEHRIDAGFNFGATTPVGIPATIRSIDAFWPEFCPALGYELSYMLHPKWGVSLGVKLDYKGMGTKDHVQYFPTIITVQDGSSTGTFEGIFTGQNKTTIKNTYFTVPFGAVFHPNINWRFTLGGYVAWKFSSNFYGDVSNGYIRNGGPTGEKILVDHATFDFSNEVRNFDAGLNGSVERRVGKRLSVMGDLSWGLRPIFSSDFKGLDFPLYNIYLMLGVSYRIM; via the coding sequence ATGAATAGCAAAGTATTTGGTTATATAGCATTAATGCTGCTCCTGGCTTTTGGCCAGGTTCAGGCACAGGATTCAACTAACTTCCGGCCTCATTTTGAACACCGTATAGATGCTGGTTTCAATTTCGGCGCCACCACCCCGGTAGGTATTCCTGCCACCATCCGTTCTATTGACGCATTCTGGCCCGAATTCTGCCCGGCACTGGGCTATGAGCTCAGTTATATGCTACACCCTAAATGGGGCGTTTCCCTGGGCGTAAAACTCGATTATAAGGGTATGGGCACCAAAGACCATGTGCAGTATTTCCCGACGATCATCACTGTTCAGGACGGTTCCTCTACCGGAACCTTTGAAGGTATATTTACCGGTCAGAATAAAACTACTATCAAAAACACCTATTTCACCGTGCCTTTTGGTGCGGTATTTCATCCGAATATCAACTGGCGTTTCACACTGGGGGGCTATGTGGCCTGGAAATTCAGCAGTAATTTCTATGGAGATGTATCCAATGGCTATATCCGTAACGGAGGCCCTACCGGCGAGAAAATCCTGGTAGACCACGCCACATTCGACTTCAGCAATGAAGTAAGGAATTTCGATGCAGGCCTGAATGGCAGCGTAGAAAGACGTGTAGGTAAACGACTGAGCGTAATGGGAGATCTTTCCTGGGGACTCCGGCCAATCTTCTCCAGCGATTTTAAAGGGCTGGATTTCCCGCTCTATAACATCTACCTGATGCTGGGCGTAAGCTATCGGATTATGTAA
- a CDS encoding TolC family protein, with protein MLICTLSGGIKAYGQNPEPTNTLTLSEVWKKTATYNKQLQMQQLKVEGAAERVKTAKTERLPEVAANGRYGRFSNFALYEDGLFKAPTQVPIEKKGTYQFGAEAYLNLYNGGKTTREITAAQTESELAKDQMNLSEQELRYKAAAYYLDIYRNYKYEKVMLQDIAEREKELEEIRQLLKNGVVLKSDVLRAELKLSKQKMSLLEIRNSLKIAMQRLNIMMGDPDSAIIKIAADTIDPHVSPERTYEDYLHEAYDNSYEFKISEKETKLSELKLKQVKANIAPKVGLYAEYAYTYPQIILYPYAFTLYGLGQAGVKATMPISQLYMNKHRKAEAKINLMRQEIEHSDTQDKVREDVRAAYLRYTEALTRIQVAKDNIAQAQENFRIVNNTYFNQLSLMTDLLDAETQLLQSRFDLTTAEVTAQLQYYQLLKATGNL; from the coding sequence GTGCTAATATGCACATTATCAGGCGGCATTAAGGCTTATGGCCAAAACCCTGAACCTACAAACACCCTAACACTTTCAGAAGTTTGGAAAAAGACAGCCACCTATAACAAACAGTTGCAGATGCAACAATTAAAGGTGGAAGGTGCTGCAGAGCGTGTAAAGACAGCAAAAACGGAAAGGCTCCCGGAAGTTGCAGCCAATGGTCGTTATGGCCGGTTTTCGAATTTTGCTTTATATGAAGATGGTCTGTTCAAAGCTCCCACACAAGTACCTATTGAAAAGAAAGGCACCTATCAGTTTGGTGCGGAAGCTTACCTCAATCTTTATAACGGAGGTAAAACAACACGCGAAATAACTGCTGCCCAGACAGAAAGTGAATTGGCAAAAGATCAGATGAATCTCAGCGAACAAGAGCTGAGATATAAGGCCGCGGCCTATTACCTCGATATCTACCGGAATTACAAGTACGAAAAGGTAATGCTGCAGGACATTGCAGAGCGGGAAAAAGAACTGGAAGAAATCAGGCAGCTGCTGAAAAACGGGGTCGTACTGAAAAGTGATGTACTCCGGGCGGAACTCAAGCTTTCCAAACAGAAGATGTCGCTGCTGGAAATCCGTAACAGTCTTAAGATTGCTATGCAGCGTCTCAATATTATGATGGGAGATCCCGATTCTGCCATTATTAAAATCGCTGCCGATACCATCGATCCGCATGTCTCACCTGAACGCACCTACGAAGATTACCTGCATGAAGCCTACGATAACTCCTACGAGTTTAAGATTTCTGAAAAAGAGACGAAGCTCAGTGAGCTGAAACTCAAGCAGGTAAAGGCTAACATTGCTCCGAAGGTAGGTCTCTACGCAGAGTATGCATATACCTATCCGCAGATTATTCTCTACCCATATGCGTTCACGTTATATGGACTCGGTCAGGCAGGTGTGAAAGCAACCATGCCTATCTCTCAGCTATATATGAACAAGCACCGCAAGGCTGAAGCAAAGATCAACCTGATGCGGCAGGAGATAGAGCACAGTGATACGCAGGACAAGGTAAGGGAAGATGTCAGAGCAGCCTACCTGCGTTATACGGAGGCGCTTACCAGGATTCAGGTGGCGAAAGACAATATCGCACAGGCCCAGGAAAATTTCAGGATTGTCAACAATACCTATTTTAACCAGCTCTCGCTGATGACAGACCTGCTGGATGCAGAAACACAGTTGCTGCAATCCCGCTTTGATCTGACAACAGCAGAAGTAACGGCACAACTCCAGTACTATCAATTATTGAAAGCAACAGGCAACCTATAA
- a CDS encoding AraC family transcriptional regulator — MKKSEYDLILEETDAIPQSAYVWHWKTEHHFPFHKHNKGQLTYVEGGAAFLYTREKTYFLPARHYMWVPAGVEHYFTHRYPANFVRSIYFYAEEDDYNNPFYTTTGIYPVTNLLLEMILYTAHWEGDIMPGTREFTFVKAMKNILPDISTSPLPITLPTSENPRMQPILRYIQENLSEPLTMESVCHQFNTSERTLTRLFRATMDISFFQYLKLARMAKAMGYLIETDKTISEIAWDTGYNSVSAFSNTFFKLVGKRPSDYQHLNKSIDLEEEEG, encoded by the coding sequence ATGAAAAAATCTGAATATGACCTGATCCTGGAAGAGACCGATGCGATACCGCAATCGGCCTATGTATGGCATTGGAAAACCGAACATCACTTCCCTTTTCATAAGCATAACAAGGGACAGTTAACGTATGTTGAAGGAGGTGCCGCATTTTTATATACCAGGGAGAAAACCTACTTTCTGCCAGCGCGGCATTATATGTGGGTACCGGCTGGTGTAGAGCATTATTTCACCCATCGGTATCCGGCTAACTTTGTGCGTAGTATTTATTTTTATGCAGAGGAAGATGATTACAACAACCCGTTCTATACCACTACCGGCATCTACCCTGTTACTAATCTCCTCCTTGAAATGATCCTGTATACCGCCCATTGGGAAGGTGATATCATGCCCGGCACCAGGGAATTTACCTTTGTAAAGGCGATGAAAAACATCCTCCCGGATATCAGTACCAGCCCCTTACCTATTACACTGCCTACCAGTGAAAACCCGCGTATGCAGCCCATTTTGCGGTATATACAGGAAAACCTCAGTGAGCCGTTGACCATGGAATCTGTATGCCATCAGTTCAATACCAGCGAGCGTACGCTGACACGTCTTTTCAGGGCTACGATGGATATCTCCTTCTTTCAATACCTGAAGCTGGCCAGGATGGCCAAGGCCATGGGTTACCTGATAGAAACAGATAAGACTATCAGTGAAATCGCCTGGGATACCGGCTATAACAGCGTGTCCGCATTTAGTAATACATTTTTCAAACTGGTAGGCAAGCGCCCGTCCGACTATCAGCATCTCAACAAGAGCATTGACCTGGAGGAGGAAGAAGGGTAA
- a CDS encoding MarR family winged helix-turn-helix transcriptional regulator — MEKGVDLTPDMYFILRHLWSEQDGCRQQELADKTDKDKASLTKLVDNLEKRGLVTRTADDEDRRSKRVWLTDTGHRLKEKVYPLALSVVAQAERGVPPEDIIKVKSTLEVLCRNLRR, encoded by the coding sequence ATGGAAAAAGGAGTTGACCTCACCCCAGACATGTATTTTATTCTCCGCCATTTATGGAGCGAACAGGATGGCTGCCGGCAACAGGAACTTGCAGACAAGACTGACAAGGATAAGGCCAGTTTAACCAAACTGGTAGATAACCTTGAAAAACGTGGGCTGGTTACCAGGACCGCCGACGATGAAGACCGCCGTAGTAAACGTGTCTGGCTAACAGATACCGGCCACCGGCTCAAGGAAAAAGTATATCCGTTGGCGTTATCTGTTGTAGCGCAGGCAGAAAGAGGTGTGCCTCCCGAAGATATTATTAAAGTTAAATCCACACTGGAAGTTTTATGCCGGAATTTAAGAAGATGA
- a CDS encoding S10 family peptidase, with product MKKCWLFPFLLTGMTMPAARAQQHPAKPTPVATEKITTSVKLNPDTSIVSNHEVTVRGQRIPYKVITGTQPVWDEDGKAIAGLFYTYYERTDVKDRASRPLVISFNGGPGTPSVWMQIAYTGPRLLNIDNEGYPVQPYGIHENNQSILDIADIIYIDPANTGFSRVLAKDISNKFFGVNADIRYLAEWINTFVSRQSRWASPKFLIGESYGTTRVSGLALELQNAQWMYLNGVILVSPTELGIERNGPVDAALRLPYFAATAWYHKVLAPEYQQKDLNAFLPEVEHFTVNELIPAISQGGFLDDQKRKEIADKMSKYAGIPAKEILQYNLDVPTNFFWKELLREQGFTVGRLDSRYRGIDKQLAGDGPDYNAELTSWLHAFTPAINIYLRDELGFKTDLKYNMFGPVHPWDRSNDHTGENLRQAMAQNPYLHVMIQSGYYDGACDYFNAKYSMWQLDPGGRLKDRLSWKGYRSGHMMYLRKGDLAQGNEDIRAFIKAAIPKEGQAAKY from the coding sequence ATGAAAAAGTGCTGGCTGTTCCCGTTCCTGCTGACGGGCATGACAATGCCAGCGGCCAGGGCGCAGCAGCACCCAGCGAAACCCACCCCAGTGGCCACGGAGAAAATCACAACATCGGTAAAGCTTAACCCGGATACCTCCATCGTTTCCAACCATGAAGTAACGGTCAGAGGGCAGCGAATTCCCTATAAGGTAATTACAGGCACGCAGCCCGTCTGGGATGAAGATGGCAAAGCTATCGCAGGCCTGTTCTATACGTATTATGAGAGAACGGATGTAAAAGACCGGGCGTCGCGGCCGTTGGTGATTTCATTTAATGGTGGCCCGGGTACGCCGTCGGTATGGATGCAGATCGCCTATACAGGCCCACGCCTGTTGAATATAGATAATGAAGGCTATCCCGTACAACCCTATGGGATACACGAAAATAATCAGTCTATTCTCGATATCGCGGATATCATCTACATAGATCCGGCTAATACCGGCTTCTCACGGGTTTTGGCAAAAGATATTTCCAATAAGTTTTTTGGAGTGAATGCAGATATCCGCTACCTCGCCGAGTGGATCAATACTTTCGTGTCGCGTCAGAGCCGCTGGGCATCTCCCAAGTTCCTGATCGGTGAAAGCTATGGTACCACGCGCGTTTCAGGTTTGGCGCTGGAGTTGCAGAATGCACAGTGGATGTACCTGAATGGGGTTATCCTCGTATCGCCCACGGAATTAGGCATTGAAAGAAACGGCCCGGTTGATGCTGCCCTCCGACTCCCCTATTTTGCCGCAACTGCCTGGTACCACAAGGTACTGGCGCCTGAATACCAGCAAAAAGACCTGAATGCGTTCCTCCCGGAAGTAGAGCACTTTACGGTGAATGAACTGATTCCTGCCATCAGCCAGGGTGGCTTCCTGGATGACCAAAAGCGAAAAGAGATTGCTGATAAAATGTCTAAATACGCCGGCATTCCTGCAAAAGAAATCCTGCAGTATAACCTGGACGTACCTACGAATTTCTTCTGGAAAGAGCTGCTGCGGGAACAGGGCTTTACGGTAGGGCGTCTTGACAGCCGCTATCGGGGTATAGATAAACAGCTGGCAGGTGATGGGCCCGACTACAATGCAGAGCTGACCTCCTGGCTACATGCGTTCACACCGGCTATCAATATCTACCTCCGTGATGAACTGGGCTTTAAGACAGACCTGAAATACAATATGTTTGGCCCTGTACATCCATGGGACCGATCCAATGACCATACCGGTGAGAATCTCCGGCAGGCAATGGCTCAGAACCCTTACCTGCATGTGATGATACAGTCTGGCTACTATGATGGTGCCTGTGATTACTTCAATGCCAAATACTCTATGTGGCAGCTGGACCCTGGTGGCAGGTTGAAAGACCGCCTATCCTGGAAGGGCTATAGAAGCGGACATATGATGTACCTGCGTAAGGGAGACCTCGCACAGGGTAATGAGGACATCCGTGCATTTATTAAAGCAGCTATTCCTAAAGAAGGCCAGGCTGCTAAATACTAA
- a CDS encoding MBL fold metallo-hydrolase: METSSHFNGKQFVNTLPTMVGSDNMTHTLWRFMTEKGQRIPPKPLGPFTISPKALSPIPSRELQYTWLGHSSYLLEMEGIRILVDPVFTHRASPFSWMGPVRFFKSPVSKEELPPLTAVVLTHNHWDHLDRHMMKYLGPRVPRFICPLGVDKHLKAWGIPEEKITVLDWGGVTNLADGITLTSTPARHFSGRWLRRDRTLWTSYVLKGNRYNVFIGGDSGFFPGFADIGNTYGPFDLTILEIGAYDAAWPDIHMGPAKAIEAHQALKGRIMLPVHWGTFNLALHPWDEPAERILPLAKEHNVTLWMPEPGATATLPDKETISYWWRKYQ; the protein is encoded by the coding sequence TTGGAGACATCATCACATTTCAACGGCAAACAGTTTGTCAATACGTTGCCTACAATGGTAGGAAGCGATAACATGACGCATACGCTCTGGCGCTTCATGACGGAAAAAGGCCAGCGAATTCCGCCTAAGCCACTGGGCCCTTTTACAATAAGTCCAAAAGCGCTGTCGCCGATACCTTCCCGGGAACTGCAATATACCTGGCTGGGACATTCCAGCTACCTGCTGGAAATGGAAGGCATCAGGATTCTGGTAGATCCGGTATTTACCCATAGGGCATCACCATTTAGCTGGATGGGGCCTGTACGTTTTTTTAAATCTCCCGTTAGCAAGGAAGAGCTGCCGCCACTGACGGCAGTAGTGCTTACACATAACCACTGGGACCATCTGGACAGGCATATGATGAAATACCTGGGGCCCCGTGTTCCCCGGTTTATTTGTCCGCTGGGGGTAGATAAACACCTGAAAGCCTGGGGGATCCCCGAAGAAAAAATCACTGTGCTCGACTGGGGCGGCGTAACCAACCTGGCAGATGGCATCACCCTCACGTCTACGCCTGCACGACATTTCTCCGGCCGCTGGCTGAGAAGGGACCGTACCCTCTGGACATCCTACGTACTTAAAGGAAACAGGTATAACGTCTTTATCGGAGGCGACTCCGGCTTTTTTCCCGGCTTTGCCGATATTGGCAATACCTATGGTCCTTTTGACCTGACTATTCTTGAAATAGGAGCTTATGACGCCGCATGGCCGGATATTCATATGGGCCCTGCCAAAGCCATTGAAGCACACCAGGCACTGAAAGGCCGTATTATGTTGCCCGTCCACTGGGGCACCTTCAACCTGGCATTGCATCCCTGGGATGAGCCGGCAGAGCGTATTCTGCCACTGGCAAAAGAACATAACGTTACCTTATGGATGCCGGAGCCGGGAGCCACCGCTACCTTGCCCGACAAAGAAACCATCAGCTACTGGTGGCGTAAATATCAATAA